Genomic window (Thomasclavelia spiroformis DSM 1552):
TGATCCCTGACTTGTATTGGCCAACACCATCAATACTTCTGATAACACCAGTGGTTTATTATGTCCGACCTTTTTATTTTTATATTAATATAATTTTTAACAGCTTTCTCATTCATCACTGTTGTTTTATACTGGATCACGACTTTTTTTGAATGCTTAGTGGACTACTCTGTTGATGGTGTGATTCAGTACGGGTGTTCCTGTCAGGATCAGTATCACATAGTTGTGTGAATCAAAATTGAAGTTTAAATGCAAACGAATATATTTTACACGTTTTCTTGAACGACATACATTGATACTTAATGCATTTGACATCCAGGTCTTTTAAGTGGTTATGTGCATGAATTAATGGTGCATTTCGAATAAATTCTATATTTTAAAGCGGTGCTTAAACTGTGTATCAGTGGTGCATAACGCATGAAATGGTACTATGTCAAGAAAAAGTACCAGTTAAATAGAAATTTTTCTATTTAACTTCGACATTTGAAAAATTCTGATTCATAATTATTTGGACTCATATAACCGCAATGATTATGAATTCTTACTGTGTTATAAAATGTTTCAATATATTCAAATATTAATTGATATGTTTGACCATAATCCATTATTTTGAAGCGATTTAGCCATTCTCTTTTTATCAGTGAATGAAACGATTCTATACATGCATTATCCCATGGTGTTCCCTTTTGTGAATAGCTTCTTTTCATTTTTATCGTTATTTTTTGATATTCTTCACTTGTAAACTGCACTCCACGATCGCTATGGATCACAAGCGGTTTTTCAATATTTCTTCGTACTTTTGCAATATTTATTGCTTCTATTATCGATTCGGCTTTCATATCTTTAGTTAATACCCAGGATATGATTTTTCTTGAATATAAATCCATTACACTTGTTAAATAAACAAAACCCTCATCATAGGTCCAGATATAGGTTATGTCTGTACACCAGAAAGCATTTGGCCTGTCTGGATTGAATTCTCTTTTAAGCAGATTTTTTAAATCTGCAGTGAAATTTTTAGAAATCGTTGTTTTTGTCCAGTGTTTTATATAGCAGGCTTTTATTCCCATCTCACGCATATAATTACTGACTGTTTTCATGCTTATCTTTATTCCTTTTTGCCGCAGGATATAGGTGATTTTTGGTGCTCCATAAATTTCTTTGTTTTCATGATAAATAGTTAGAATCATTTCTTTGATTCGTTCTTTGTGCAGTTGCCGATGGGATTTTTTACGATGCTTCCATGATTTAAAACCGCTTCTGGAAATATTTAATATTTTGGTTACTGCTCTAATCGAAACCTTATTAGAATCGGCATCTTTATCAATATATTCGTCCAATGCTCTATAAAGAATACTTACTGGCTGTTGAGAATGTTCATAGCTTTTTTTAATATTTCAACAGCGTCTCTTAAATCCCTGTTTTCTTTTTTTAATCTTGCCAGTTCTTTAGCATCATCACTGGAATAATTACCAGAACCTCTAAATACCTTGCTTTCATCATCGCTGTTTGATGAATATTCTTTAATCCAGCGATGAATAGAACTTAATGAGATTCCAAGATTATTAGCTACTTCAGCCATGGTAAGTTCAGGATGATGCTTCCTATAATTAACAGCATCAATTTTAAATTGTTTATCGATTTGTTTCTTTTTAGCCATATAACTCTACCCCTTATTTATAATTTGATTATTGATTAATATAGATTACATCTGTTATCAGTATTAATCAATACTGTTTTCATTTTATTGACATTTCTCTATTTAACTGGACCTAAATATATACTAGCATCAAAATAATCAATTCTAGAAAGGAAAACCAAAAATAAAAATCGTCATAGTACTGTGTGATGACGACATTAAACAAGTAACACTATTTGATTTTTTAAGTGAAATATTCAGATAAACTCTTTACTATTATTCTTTCTAACGTTTGAGAGCTTTTTCAATAATGAATTTCATATCATAAAGCATTTTCACACTATTAAAACAGTGTTGAAAGTACACTAAATCATTTAAATATTTTTATAATTATTTAATGTTTCCTTATATTCCTCTATTATTTTAATTCTGACTTCCTCAGGCTCTAAAACAATTACCTCATTAAGAAACGGAGCAAAATATGATTTAAATTGTAGTTCTGAACAGTTGAAGTAATAAATTCCTTTTTTTTGATCACTTTTCGATAATGGTATAGGTCTTTCTAGATATCTAGAATCGAATAAATCTTTACCCCTGTCTGTTAATAGGACTTTATAAATTGTATTATTATTAATCGAAAACTGAACACCATTTAATTTCATTTTTTTGAATTGTTCTTCTATATAAGTTTGAAATGTTCGAACACTTGCATCAAGATACACACTTGTAATATTATATATATGTATTGTGCTAGCAAAATATTTATTCGTTTCTTCTTTATAACCTTGATATAAAAGATAATTATATAGCCCTTCTTTAGAAGTGCAAATTTCTTTTGGACTAATAAATATTTTCTTTCCCGATTTTGTTTTTATACGGATATTTTGATTATTTTTGATTGCATCATTAATTTTATTTATTACTTTTTTATAAATAATTTTTTCTCTCTCACATTGGGGTTCTTTTAGATATGAGTAAATAATATTAGCTAAATATTCAGACTCACTTGCATTTTTTGGACAGGCATCAAGTATAAAGTCTAATTCATCATCGTTTTTATTTTTTCTTATGTGTATCTTTTTTTTTCGATTTCGTTTGCTTTCACCATCTAAAAATGATGTTTCAGATATATATTTAGTAATTTTCCATGCAATATTTTGATAACTTATTTCACTAAAATCTTGAACATTACTTTCAATTGTGATTGCCTCCTGTATTTTCTGTTTTAAAGAATTTATATTATGGTTATAGTTTGAATAATGATTTATTATTATTTTTTTTATTATATCTGACTTATTTTTTCCTGTTTTAAATAATTTTTGATCTTCAATTATTTTCTCATAAGCAATAGGATCTAAGTATATGGTAATTTGATTATCTGTCATTTCTTTCTCCTTTCCACTCATATTTTGTAGGTGCTTATATATACTATTTTATCTAATTATTATATTTATTCAATATGTTTTGTAGGTGCATTGAAAATATAAATAACCATATTAATATTATTTTAAATAAAATATAATATAGGTATAAACATTCTTAAAGAAAGGAGGATAATAAATGGCGACACATCATGGCGGGAAGGTTGGAAAAGCAGCTAAGACTTTAGCGAATAAAAAAAGTAGTAAATCTGCAAAATCTAAAGCTGGGACTACTTTAGCTAACCACAAGCATAAATGTCATTAGACGTATTATTTTTAAGGAAAGAGAGGTGATTGATTGTGTATAAAACAGGAGAAAAGCCAGGTAAGGGAACTTATGTCTGTATAAAATGTGACACAGTTGTGATATTAGATGATACTAATGATACTTTACCACCATGTCCAAAATGTAATAATGTAACCTATCGTAAAATATCATAAGGCAACTCATTTGTATGGATATAGTAAAAACATTATTAATTCTTTAACAATAACTAACTAATTTATTTATGTTTTACCCTATACTTTATGTAAAGTTTCTTTTTATAGGTAGCTTTGTTGATAATAGTATTGGGTAAAACATAACCCTGAATATATAGATTAGGATTTAAAGATTGTGAATGCTAATTTTTGGTATAATAGTTCTAATTTATAGGAACGTTAATTGCTAAAAACAGCAGTATGTCCTGGTTAGTCATATTGATATACATATTTATAAAGAAGTGGTATTAATACTGTTAAATTTATGAAAGAATAATCTTTTTATAAATTTTATATTAAAATTAAGGAGATAAGAATGAGAAAGATATATAAATGGTACAGTAAATTAACAAAACGAGTAAAAGATAGTATTATTATTACTATGTCTTCAATAGGAGTAATATCTACTTTTCTATCTGTGTTAGGTCTATCGTTGGCGGATATAGAGACGTTAACTATTTGGTTAAGGATAGTTATAAGTGTATTTGCTTTCATTGTATTATATATAATTATATATATGTTGATAGGTAGAATATTTAAAGATTCTGTTAGTACCACGATTCATCAAACATCTGTAACTGTTGTTTGTGGTGATATATTTGAAGTTCCAGAATTTAGAGTGATAGGTTGTGATACAAATTTTAGAACCGAAATTGATGATGTAATTATATCGAAAAAATCTTTACATGGACAATTGATTTTAAATCATGGGGTACCAGATGAGATTAATGCAGTAATTGAATCGGAAGCAAAACGTTTAGGATTACATAAAAATGATGAGGGATTATATGATTTTCCACTTGGTACGATAATTCGTTATGATAGCAGTGTTGATAATCATACATATTTGATGTTGGCTATGACAGAATTGAATAGTAATTATGAGAGTCATACAAATATGGCTAAATTTGAATATATGCTAATGAGAATGTGGAAGGAAATTAACAGGGTTTATGCAGGAAACGATATTGCTCTTCCTTTGTTGGGATCGGGTATTTCAAGATTTGATGATGGTCCAAAAGAATATGGAGCGTTATTAAGATGCATGTTGTGCACTCTTAATGGTAGTGGAGTAACTTTTAATTCAAATATTAAGATTCTTATATATGGAAATATAAAGGATATTCCCTTATACGAATATAAAGATATATTTAATATAGTTTAAAGGAGATAGAAGTATTATGGGACACAAATGTTTTATTAGTTTCAAAAAAGAAGATGATTATTACAAAAATGAAATCTCTAAAATATTGGAGGAAGGGCAAATTCAAGGAAAATCGCTTGATAAGTGGATAGATTCTGAAGATATTGACTATGTTATGCAGGTAATTCGCTCTCAATATATGAAGAATACTTCTGTAACACTTTTCTTAATAGGAGAACATTCTTCAGAAAATGAAGGATTCGAATATAGTTGGTCAGATGGATGCTATTATAATAAACAAAATTTCATTATTAGAGAATTAAAAGCTACACTTTATGATGGAAAAGGTAACAGACGAAGTGGATTATTGGGAATAGTTTTACCAAATATGTATGATACTGTATATGGTGGAAGTTATACATGTTCACATTGTGGTAAAGAGGTTAACGTGGTTAATATTAATTCAAATACAGTAATTAAGGAATTTTCAGAAAACTATTATCTAAACCCAAACTGTAATGATGGACATTGTGACGAAACAGGGCGTTATTGTGTTTTGGTAAAGTATGATGATTTTATTAAAAATCCTAATGTGTATATAGATATGGCATATGATAAAACAAATGAAGAAATAAGCGATTTTGTTCATTGGAAAGATATTAAACATGAATATAAGAAAACGTATTTATGATAATTTAGAGGAAGATTTTTATGTATAGATGTTTTAAATTGTCTCTAGACCAGTGGGAATTTAAAAATAATCATAAGCAATTTTTAGATAATTGTAAGACATGTGGGATAGAACTGAAAGAAAATCTTGTTAATGCTTTTGATTCAATACTAAATGCATCAATTGATGGTAATGGTGTGATAAGTGGAGAAAATTTTATTGATAGTTGGTTTCCGATTGATAACTATGATGTGTTTCTTTCATATTCTCATGATGATGAAGAACTAGCTTTGCTATTGGCAGGATTCTTAAAATACCAATTTGGATTGAGAGTGTTTATAGATGAACTGTTTTGGGGAAGTGCTGATGATTTGCTTCATAAGCTTGATGATAAATATTGTAAAACTAAAGAAGGAAATTACGATTATAGAAAACGAAATTTTACAACTACCCATGTACATGCTATGTTATCAACTGCTATTGCAAGAACAATCAATAATTCAGAAGTTATAATTTTCCTTAATTCAGAAAAGTCGATATATAAAGTAAGAGAAGAAGTGAATGTGGGCCAAACTCTTTCTCCTTGGATTTATGAAGAAATTATTTTCACAACTGTTATTGGTGAAAGAGAATGGTATGAACATAGACTAGATGAGTTAAAAGAGTCAACTATTAATTTTCAGAAATCAATGGAAATATCATATTTAGTTCCGAATGAACATCTAATACCTATTCAGTATAATGATTTATGCGAGTGGATCAAATTGTGGGAGGAGAGAAAAGATAATGGTAATGGACCCTATGGAAATATCTGCCTTAAACCTAATGAAAAGATACGTCATCCGTTGAATGTTTTGTATGATTTCAAATGTGGATATGATATAAAATGTAGCTAATCGTTAATTTCGTTGATTACAAATAAATATTTTAAAAGATTTTTAATGTCTTATTGTGTACAATGAGTGCTTAATTATACTTATTTGCTACATCTATTTTATAAAGAATAAAAAGAAATGAAATATTAAACTGTATAAATTGATAAACGATATACTAAAAGCTGCTATTCATTTTCATAAATTTATTATGAAACTACTGACCTTAAATTGACCTTATTATATGTTGAAATATATATTTTATAAGAAATTTGTGAATTAAGAGAAGTAAATCACATATCTTAATTTATAAAGGTTAGTAAAAATGTATGAATTCATGGAGTTCGAATAGCAAATAAAATGTCAAAAAGGGGTAATTAAATAATTTAGGGGGCAACTTTAGGGGGATGCTCACTAATAGATACCCTAAAAAAGATCGAAAGAAACGCAAATATATCATAAAGAATATGTTCCTTTTTTGTGCCTAGATGTTCATATTTTCTATTTGTTTTTTGATCTGTGTCTATAAACTTCTTCTTTGGATTTTGGTGTAGAAAGTATTGCTTCGTTTTTTCTGCTAGACCATATCAGTCGAGTACGGGCATATTCAAAATTACTTAATCCTCTTGAATTTCTTTTAAAGTCTTTTGGTATTCGATTAAAACCTTCAATCGGTCTGTTGGAAATACGTCTTTGTTTTCCACTGGCATCGTTTATATAAATAAAGGAATTGATTATTTCCTGTTTATGCGTATCTAATAGTACGGAAAACTCTCTGAATACTGATATTGCAGATTTTGAATATTCGTCAGTGAGCTCTTTGAGAACTGTATTTAATTTTACCTGATCTGTTTCATGAGAAGAATTAAATTCAATATATTTTTCTTTTAGTTTTCTGATGATTTTCAAATGATCATCAATTTCAAAAAAACATCTTTTCATAGTCGTAGGTATTCAGATATATCTTCAGCTTATGATTATATTTGGCTTTGATTTGATTATCAATATGACCCTGATTTTTTAAAAGAAGCCATCGATAGTTATTCAGAAGGTAAACTTCTTTGGAAATCGGGATATTTTGACTAATCAAGTCATCAGATGGTGTTTTATTCCTTTTTTTCAGTATTTCCATGTAATTTTTTCTATCTCTATCCTGAAATTTCTTTTTGAGACTGATGCTAGTACCAGACCATTAAGATAAATAATGATTTGATTGATAGAGCTAGTATTGAAGATTTGGAAATGATACGTATTAAGATTCGTAATTTAATTAAATATATTCCTAAAAAGATGATTCAATACGAAACAAATCTTAATGATGATATTCTTTCAATCGATTGGCACGAATCAAATTTAGAGAATGATGATTTAAAAAATAATCGCGAACAGATTGAATTTTATATTCGAGAACACCAACAAGATACTGAAGTAATGATGCTAGTAATAAATAAACTGAAAATGAATACTCCATTGTCAAAAGATGATGTTTCAAGATTAGAAGATATTATCTGGCATGACTTGGGTACAAAAGAACAATATTATGCTGAATACGGAGAAAAACCGTAAGGCGAATTTGTACGTGAAATTGTTGGATTAGATATGAATGTTGCGAAACATGCTTTCTCTAGTTATCTAAATTCTAATAACTTAAATGCAGATCAGATTTATTTTGTCAATCAGATAGTGGAATTTGTTGTTAGAAATGGATTGTTAAAAGATTTTACTGTTTTACAAGAAGCACCATTTACAGATAGAGGAAGTATTGTTGATGTTTTTCCTGATTTATCCGTATGGGCCGGAATAAAAAATGTAATTGATGGTATAAATGTTAATGCACTTTACTTATAGTGAAAAAATGTGGGGTTTGTAGAGTGAATTTTGAGTTGATTAAAATAGTTTAAACTTAATTTTGAATCTAAAAAATAAAATTAAGTATTATTTAAATTTTAAGGTTGTACAAAAGGAGGTAGTCTTTACAATGAAATTAAAAAAACAATTTCAAGATTTTCATGATTATATTAAATCACCTTTAACAGATCAATTAAAAGAAAAAAGAGCAATGTTTGAAGATGAGATAAAGAATAATTTTTCGACAGTATGTGATGAAAAAGGAATAGAAATAAAAAAATCTGATCTGAATTTCTTTATGCAAGGCTCATACTCTATTTCAACAGCAATAGATGCATATGACAGTTCTGTAGATTTGGATTTGGCAGTAGCTTTTGAGTTTAATGTTGAGGACAATAGTGATTGTCGAGAGATAAAGGGATATATGAGAGATAGCATAGATAATTATAATAGGACAATTGATTATAAAATTCCTTGCATTACAGTAACATATTTTGAAGATGGTGAAGAGTCATATCATATTGATTTTCCTATATATGCAATTCACAATAATCAGTATTATTTAGCTAAAGGAAAAGAATATAGTAGTGACTATAAATGGGAATTATCAGATCCAAAAGGACTGAAGAAATATTTAGAAAGTTATTTAGCAAATAATTCTCAATTAAGAAGAGTAGTAAGATATTTAAAATGTTGGAAGCTTAATGCTTTTGATAGAAATAATGGGAATGAAGTGCCACCAAGTATTGCATTAACATTATTAGCGTGTAAATATTTTGAAGAGAAGAAAGAAGACAACCAAGATTATGATTTAGAGGCATTGTATAATGTTGTGAAAAAAATCAAAGATTCTATAGATAGTTATAGTGACGATCCTTACTATTATGTAAATTTACCAGTGGTTCCTTATACAGATACTATGTTTAAAATTAACTCAAATTCTTCATACAGAAAGAAATTTAAGAGTAAAATTTATGATTTTGAATTGCAGTTGAGAAATGCAAAAAATGCTGGAGATGAACATACAGCTGGAGAATATGTACGCAAAGTACTAGGAGAGGAATTTGAAGTTCCAGAAAAGCAGGTAGATGCAGGTGAAAATAAGTTTAGAAGAACAAGTCAATTTGGATAAAAAGTTTGTTGAGAGTAAGCTTTTAGAATTTTCGCATATTGTTAAGGTGGAAGAAAAATTTATTCAATTTGAGTACAAGAATGAAACATTTTATTTATTACTAAATTTCGGTGGTATTCCAGATATTTGCGTTTTGACGGATCAAATAAAATCATATCCACATTTTTGTTTGCATAAAAGTTTGCAGATGGGAGATTTAAATTTTTATTCTATATGTTTATATGTGAGAGATGAAATTTCATTTTATAATGCAACTTATCAGGAAAAATGTGAATTTGTTCTTGAACAATTTAAAAGATTGATGAATTTAAATACTTATGAATTAGAAAAAGAAGTTGTTAGTGAGTATAAATACCATTGGAATAAAAAATCTATGTTATTAGTATATTCAAATATTTCTCCGGCAGATTCAATTAAAGGGATTCATATGTTTGAGTATAGAAGGAAAAAGGATAAGAAACCTATAAACAACTATGTTCTTTCAAAAAAATTTCCTTTTAAGTCTTCTATATATAGCTATACTCAAATGAATTGTTTGTATCTTAATGTTATCGATATAAAAGGAATCCTACCTCCACCTTTTAAAATGTGGGATACTAAATTATTAAAAGAATTGTTATTTAGTCTAAAAAGAAAACGTTTTGACGAAAAAACTTGCAGATTATTAGCGCGTTGTTATGTTAGAGATAAGATATTCATTTTTTTGCGTTTTCCACAACTCAATAATTTAGAGATAGGAATAAAGATACTTTTTTCAAATAATATAAAAGGAAAATTGAAAGAAAAAATAAGTCACATAATATCAATTACTTTTATTGAAGTTTCAAATAGAAATATTGAAACAAGTATAATTAGAAATGGTGGGAATCTTATTGAATGTAAAAAAGTATTGGTTATAGGGTGCGGATCTTTAGGATCATATATTGTTAGAGAATTACCAAAGATTGGGGTTAGCAATCTAACAATTGTTGATGGAGATAACTTGGAATATTGTAATCTATCTAGACATACATTGGGGGAAATGTTTGTTGGAACCAATAAAGCTACTGCGATGTGTGAATTACTCTCTGCTGAATACGGGAATATGAAATTCAATGCTATTAATGAATATGTGTTGGATCATAATTTTTCTGAAATCATCAATGATGAATCTGACTACGACTTGATTATCATTACTACAGGAAATGAAGATTTACAGTATATGTTCAATAATCGATTAATAAAATTGAAGAAATATATTCCAACAATTTTTTGTTGGTTAGAATCCTATTCAATAGGTTTTCATGCATTGGTTATGAAAAATCCATCTGATGGATGTTATAGCTGTGTTTTGAATTCTAATTTCAACTATATTGTAAATCATGAAAAACAAATTAAGTATAATGGATGTGGTGGAGTTTATTCTCAATATGGAATCAATATTCTTTTAAATACGACATCATTAATTATTGACATAATTAATGCATGGCCCTCAATTAACTCCAATATTTTGTATTCTTATAAAACAAAAAGCATTAATAATCATATAGATGATTTACAATTTACAAAACGTTATTACGAAGATGATTATGGAATAAATAAAGTTGAAAATTTAAAGGTTAAGGAATGTGATTGTTGTGATTGAATATAGAAATGAGTTAATTAAGGTACAGTCAAAAAGGTACAAGACAGTTATTAATATCTCAGACAAGGTAATTTCAAATATGGCAATGTATGTACAAAATAGGTCTTTTATTAATGAATCTGGTGGTGTTTTACTTGGTTACAAAGTGAAGGAACAAAATGTAATAATAATAGATGATTTGTCATTACCAGATAAAGAAGATGAAAGTAGCATGATTAAATTTGTTAGAAAATCAATCTCACACATTTTGAAAATCAATAAATCTTCTTTGAATAATTCATTTTGCATAGGTAATTGGCATACTCATCCTGTTTCAAATCCCACTCCTTCGTTAATTGATTTATCAACTTGGAAAAAAGAATTATCTGAGTGTAAAAGTTCTTTTGGGTTTCAAGTGTATATTATTTGCGGTATAGATGGGTTTAAAGTATGGCTAGGAGAAGAGAATACAGAAAATATTGCCGAATGTTTTGAATGTGAAAAGAGTGAAGGAATATATATAGATAAGTTTAAATGTATTGAGAGGTAATTTGATGATAAAATTGATTAAAATAATTAAAAATAAAATAGTTGATTCAGGGAGAGAATATTTACAGATACTATTATTATTTATTAGTTTTATGTTTCCTCTATTTGTTAATATGTCAGAAATAATTAGAACTATACTAGGGGGACAAAAACCAAATTTTGATAATGCCAAATATTATTATTTAATGCTTTCAGGCAATAATGTTATTGGTTTATTGTTTGTTTTATATGTATTATTTAATTTTATACGTAAAGTAAATAAAGAAACTATTTTAAACAAAGGAAATGTTTATCATAATCATACATATGCGTGGTATTGGTTTTGTTCAAAGATACTAGGGTATGATAAGTGTAACTTAGTGTTAGTACCGATACAAATGCAATTTAAATTGGTAGTAAGAGACACCTTTAAAGAATACCCATTTTTTGAAAATATGTTTCCAAATGAAGATTGTTGCCAAGTACAAGTGACAAAAAAAAGTGTTGATAATCATTGTAATGAATTTACTTTAATAATTGAAGATACCTATCCTATAAAAGAAAAACAGATACCAGAAAAGTATTTAAATATACCTTTGATTAAATTAACTCGATCTTGTAATACGGTTGGGAAAAGAGTTTATAATGAAAAATTTATTGATGCTATAGTTCAAGAGATTAGGTTACTTCCAGAAGATTCAATTATAAATATTTTTGCAACAACAAATCCAAAGAATACATATGAAATTGCAAAAAAGGGATTATTTTTAGCGGAGAGAAGTAATATTATTATGGTAAATGTATTTCAACAAGAAGGAAGTGGAGAAAGGCTGTTTAAAGATAAACCTTATACAGTAATAAATAGAAAATAATAATAAAGGATGTGTTTAATTAAATGATAGGACTACTTAATTATTTTTGCGTCTTATTACTAATAATATCAAAAAATATAACTTATGATTTTCGATTTATATGAGATGAAATTAATCAACTTTATTCTGCTAAGTTAAAAAAGATAACTGGTAGTGGCGAACTACATTTAGAACAAAAACGTTTGAACTTGTGAAAAATTAGATGAAATGAATATTTTTATAAATTGAATTCTTGTATGGATATTGAATTGGATTTGAGTAATAAAATGAGTATAATTTTACAATGAATGGTTACTATAATATCTGTCATTAATGCTGTGACTACATATTTATTG
Coding sequences:
- a CDS encoding IS3 family transposase, yielding MDEYIDKDADSNKVSIRAVTKILNISRSGFKSWKHRKKSHRQLHKERIKEMILTIYHENKEIYGAPKITYILRQKGIKISMKTVSNYMREMGIKACYIKHWTKTTISKNFTADLKNLLKREFNPDRPNAFWCTDITYIWTYDEGFVYLTSVMDLYSRKIISWVLTKDMKAESIIEAINIAKVRRNIEKPLVIHSDRGVQFTSEEYQKITIKMKRSYSQKGTPWDNACIESFHSLIKREWLNRFKIMDYGQTYQLIFEYIETFYNTVRIHNHCGYMSPNNYESEFFKCRS
- a CDS encoding transposase, with protein sequence MAKKKQIDKQFKIDAVNYRKHHPELTMAEVANNLGISLSSIHRWIKEYSSNSDDESKVFRGSGNYSSDDAKELARLKKENRDLRDAVEILKKAMNILNSQ
- a CDS encoding WYL domain-containing protein, with the translated sequence MTDNQITIYLDPIAYEKIIEDQKLFKTGKNKSDIIKKIIINHYSNYNHNINSLKQKIQEAITIESNVQDFSEISYQNIAWKITKYISETSFLDGESKRNRKKKIHIRKNKNDDELDFILDACPKNASESEYLANIIYSYLKEPQCEREKIIYKKVINKINDAIKNNQNIRIKTKSGKKIFISPKEICTSKEGLYNYLLYQGYKEETNKYFASTIHIYNITSVYLDASVRTFQTYIEEQFKKMKLNGVQFSINNNTIYKVLLTDRGKDLFDSRYLERPIPLSKSDQKKGIYYFNCSELQFKSYFAPFLNEVIVLEPEEVRIKIIEEYKETLNNYKNI
- a CDS encoding zinc ribbon-containing protein, yielding MYKTGEKPGKGTYVCIKCDTVVILDDTNDTLPPCPKCNNVTYRKIS
- a CDS encoding macro domain-containing protein; the protein is MRKIYKWYSKLTKRVKDSIIITMSSIGVISTFLSVLGLSLADIETLTIWLRIVISVFAFIVLYIIIYMLIGRIFKDSVSTTIHQTSVTVVCGDIFEVPEFRVIGCDTNFRTEIDDVIISKKSLHGQLILNHGVPDEINAVIESEAKRLGLHKNDEGLYDFPLGTIIRYDSSVDNHTYLMLAMTELNSNYESHTNMAKFEYMLMRMWKEINRVYAGNDIALPLLGSGISRFDDGPKEYGALLRCMLCTLNGSGVTFNSNIKILIYGNIKDIPLYEYKDIFNIV
- a CDS encoding TIR domain-containing protein, whose protein sequence is MGHKCFISFKKEDDYYKNEISKILEEGQIQGKSLDKWIDSEDIDYVMQVIRSQYMKNTSVTLFLIGEHSSENEGFEYSWSDGCYYNKQNFIIRELKATLYDGKGNRRSGLLGIVLPNMYDTVYGGSYTCSHCGKEVNVVNINSNTVIKEFSENYYLNPNCNDGHCDETGRYCVLVKYDDFIKNPNVYIDMAYDKTNEEISDFVHWKDIKHEYKKTYL
- a CDS encoding toll/interleukin-1 receptor domain-containing protein is translated as MYRCFKLSLDQWEFKNNHKQFLDNCKTCGIELKENLVNAFDSILNASIDGNGVISGENFIDSWFPIDNYDVFLSYSHDDEELALLLAGFLKYQFGLRVFIDELFWGSADDLLHKLDDKYCKTKEGNYDYRKRNFTTTHVHAMLSTAIARTINNSEVIIFLNSEKSIYKVREEVNVGQTLSPWIYEEIIFTTVIGEREWYEHRLDELKESTINFQKSMEISYLVPNEHLIPIQYNDLCEWIKLWEERKDNGNGPYGNICLKPNEKIRHPLNVLYDFKCGYDIKCS
- a CDS encoding transposase, whose product is MKRCFFEIDDHLKIIRKLKEKYIEFNSSHETDQVKLNTVLKELTDEYSKSAISVFREFSVLLDTHKQEIINSFIYINDASGKQRRISNRPIEGFNRIPKDFKRNSRGLSNFEYARTRLIWSSRKNEAILSTPKSKEEVYRHRSKNK
- a CDS encoding cyclic GMP-AMP synthase DncV-like nucleotidyltransferase, with the protein product MKLKKQFQDFHDYIKSPLTDQLKEKRAMFEDEIKNNFSTVCDEKGIEIKKSDLNFFMQGSYSISTAIDAYDSSVDLDLAVAFEFNVEDNSDCREIKGYMRDSIDNYNRTIDYKIPCITVTYFEDGEESYHIDFPIYAIHNNQYYLAKGKEYSSDYKWELSDPKGLKKYLESYLANNSQLRRVVRYLKCWKLNAFDRNNGNEVPPSIALTLLACKYFEEKKEDNQDYDLEALYNVVKKIKDSIDSYSDDPYYYVNLPVVPYTDTMFKINSNSSYRKKFKSKIYDFELQLRNAKNAGDEHTAGEYVRKVLGEEFEVPEKQVDAGENKFRRTSQFG
- a CDS encoding ThiF family adenylyltransferase: MKISLEEQVNLDKKFVESKLLEFSHIVKVEEKFIQFEYKNETFYLLLNFGGIPDICVLTDQIKSYPHFCLHKSLQMGDLNFYSICLYVRDEISFYNATYQEKCEFVLEQFKRLMNLNTYELEKEVVSEYKYHWNKKSMLLVYSNISPADSIKGIHMFEYRRKKDKKPINNYVLSKKFPFKSSIYSYTQMNCLYLNVIDIKGILPPPFKMWDTKLLKELLFSLKRKRFDEKTCRLLARCYVRDKIFIFLRFPQLNNLEIGIKILFSNNIKGKLKEKISHIISITFIEVSNRNIETSIIRNGGNLIECKKVLVIGCGSLGSYIVRELPKIGVSNLTIVDGDNLEYCNLSRHTLGEMFVGTNKATAMCELLSAEYGNMKFNAINEYVLDHNFSEIINDESDYDLIIITTGNEDLQYMFNNRLIKLKKYIPTIFCWLESYSIGFHALVMKNPSDGCYSCVLNSNFNYIVNHEKQIKYNGCGGVYSQYGINILLNTTSLIIDIINAWPSINSNILYSYKTKSINNHIDDLQFTKRYYEDDYGINKVENLKVKECDCCD
- a CDS encoding Mov34/MPN/PAD-1 family protein; this translates as MIEYRNELIKVQSKRYKTVINISDKVISNMAMYVQNRSFINESGGVLLGYKVKEQNVIIIDDLSLPDKEDESSMIKFVRKSISHILKINKSSLNNSFCIGNWHTHPVSNPTPSLIDLSTWKKELSECKSSFGFQVYIICGIDGFKVWLGEENTENIAECFECEKSEGIYIDKFKCIER